In Ornithorhynchus anatinus isolate Pmale09 chromosome 5, mOrnAna1.pri.v4, whole genome shotgun sequence, the DNA window aggggaagaaggtCCCGGGGATATGGAGACCTCCAGTGAGTTGGGGGAATCCATTTTGGTAGggctcctgcccaccccccaacctgTGCTGGCACCTACAAACTCCCACCTTTGCCAGAGCCCTGGGGTCGGAGACCTACCTGTCCCGGGGCAGTTCCCAGCGGGGATCCTCAGGCAGCTCATACTCCGAGACCCCAGCCAGCATCGGGGTTCCACTGGAGGAGAGGCGTGAGGGCCGCACCAGCAGAACCCCCGAGTTCATGGAGGTGCTGGAGTCAGCCGACACCTGCCGGGGAGAGTGGGGTCACCATTCCagcgggagaaaggggaaaaactcCTCCCACCTATCTCAGCGGGACTTTAGAATGCCATGGTGATGGTCCACGGGGCTAAGCCAACCCCTGCCCACGGATTAAAGGTCCCCCTTCCCAGAGCTCCTCCACTCTTAAAAGACTTAATAAGATACATAGCACCACTGGGTTCCAGACCCAGATATTCACCCAAGGGTACCTTTGCCTTTGTCTCAAAGCAGCATGCTCAGGGCCTTCACAGCAACTAACCTCTTTGCCTGAGCCACAGGGTTCATGACCTTTCTAACCCCTCTCCACTATTTTCCCCCAGCCCACACATCCAACTGTCCTACTTCAGCTGAAGAGAACGGTGAGGGAGGTTGGAGATGGTGGAAGGAaaggaggttggggagagagagagaaagggtaggAAGAAGGACAGAGAAGACAGGGGCAAATGGAAAGAGACTCTCCTAGGTCCAACCCATACTCTCTCCcagcttccccttcccatctgacTGGTCCCGTGCAGTGGGGtttactttctctctttctcagtctctctctctctctcccttccccccactctctctcaccctcaactcgccttccctcccccccccaacccccagcccacccacctctgAGCATCCCAACCTGTGAGCAAGGTTACGATCATGagccacatatctgtaattcccaGTTTGGTCAAGTGAATGGGCGAGGCAGTCTGGGATAGGAGAACCAGAGCTCTGGCTGGGGCAGTGAGAGCAGGAGAACATACTTGGTACTGCACTACCAGGGCTAGTTTGGAAGAGTCCCaggcaggaaagaggggagaaagcaaGCAAGGCCAGGGACttggggaagatggaggaggaagaatgggggagggtgggtggatgGACTTTGTGAACCCCCCATCTACTTTCTGTTACCTGTCTACGCAGGGGAATACTCTTGGCCAACTTGTGTACAGCCATCTGGCTGTGGAAGTCGCTCTTCTTAGTGCCGCTCTTCATCTTATAAACTATGACGGTCCCCACCATGCAGGAGATGAGGAAGGCCCCTGTGCAGTAGATGATGATCTCCAGGTACAGAGGGGAGGTCATCACCGCCGGTCGCTCCTCCAGGGCTGAGGCAGTGTGAACAAGTGTCAGAAAGCATGTGGATGAAGCCCCAGGTTGGGGAGGCCAAACCTTAACATCCAACCTCCGTGAGAATAAAAGggacccttccctctcttcccccaaaagCTTCTTCCTAGGACTCAAAGCCTCCCTAGAGATTTAGGGAGCTGGATGGAGCCAGCCAGACATCGTGGGGGTGACGTCTTAGCCCTGAGTAATCCTGAAAACACCACTTCAGAATGAACAGAGCTGTGACGCCCTGGAGCAGGGGAATTCTAGCGACTCACTGGCTGTCTCAGGTCTTCAAGAAAGTCAACCTGTCCTGTTTAGCTTGCACAGCCTTCCCAACTAGGTGTGGCCCTCTAAGGTGTAAAACTAGCCAGGCCCTGATAATATCCCCCTCACCTACATTGAACACCCACTAAAAcacacatctttttttttaaaactcagaCTGTTTTAGGAAAAAGACTCCATCAAGCTTTCTGGGACCCAACCTCCCAGCCCTCAACCTCCTAAGTGTGTCTGATGGGAGAGAGAAATATAAAgagccccatcccctccaccccacctgccATCATAtcccatcccagctcccccagctaCTGTAGTTCAGTTTATTTACCTTGGAAATGGTTCTGCCAGGAAGGCTTACTTTCTCATACATGCAAGACTTCTATGGGACAATCCCCAGTCAAGCCCAAAGAGGTCCCTCTGAGCCCGTTACTCTATCCACCCATGgcccccctcacccacccacctcccactccctcatcCCTAACAGCGAGCCACAAAGCCAAACTCCCTTGCCCCAAGAGACAGATATATGACCCCAGCCTCAGTTCAACGAGTCAGAGCCCGGGAACAGAGCCTCCTGCAGCCGACAAGGAGATAGCGAGGCTGATAACGGGGAGAAGAGTTTCTGGTTTTTCCCTGTGTCAAGAAACAAAGACAGCAGGAAAGACATGGGAATtacacacaggacagggaccgaGACTGTGgcaaaaacagaactcttctcTGCTCCTGGCAGAGTGTTATCAGTCCTTGTCGgcactgtggggcaggaagggcggagaaaaaaaaagaaaggagcaaCAACAGCAGAGCAGACTCCAGGAGCCACATGCAAAAGATTCCAAAAGGCAGAGGCAACCGGCTCCATCCCCAGTGTATGACACCCTACCACCCTGAacagactccttcctctcctgccctaCGCCCAGACTGGGCCTAGCTGCCGcaatggaggctaaatggggttcTTGGGACAACCACCAGGCTCAACGTAAGGCAGCCATTGGAAACGGGCCCTGATTTAAGTTGCCCAGAAATGGTTGCTCTTTACCAGTTTCTGAAaggggaggaggcaagaggagattccTTGAGCCCCCTCCACCTCACTGTCTTAATTGTCTTAGCTGCCTGCTACCCGAGGAATTTGATTaacttcttttcccccttctctgaaAAGCAGGAGCATTACAGCAAGATGGGTTGTGGgagtgaggggaggtgggaggaaaggcttcttccccaggaCGTGCAGGACATCCTGGGGGAAATAGGGAACTGTGTGGGCTTCTAGTCCCTGGGGTGTAAATGAAGAAGCGTTGAGCAGGAGAGGTAAGGAGCTTGCCCTGGAGGAGAGCCCGGCTGCAGGTTAAATCCAGACCCAGTGCATGCATTGCTATGGCCAAAAGGGAGAACCAGATGCAGAACGTGGATGGGAGGCCCCACCCACCTGCCAAAACAGGTGCCTGGGCAGCATAGTACTGAATTCTCCCCCAGGCtgggagctggagcaggagcaggggtgggagggaccaAACAAAGGCAGAGCGGAGAGGAAGGGCTCGCCTGCCGGACCtgagcctcccccatccctcttctccctctccgtgGACACCGGGCTCCTCCTGGCCTTGCAATGCATGCTCCCCCCGTGCCCGAGGTAGGGGCGGGACAGCGAGAGGAGAAGTACAGTATATACCTTCCAGAACGGTCAACCATGCAGAGTGATGGGAGATCCCGATAGAGTTACCCGCCAAGCATGTATACTCCCCCGCATCCTCAAAGGAGACATTCCTTAAGTGCAGCACTTCCATCTCCTTGTCGGTGGTATTAACTCCGGCCGTCTAGAAGAGACAACGGAAGCAAAACGGACAAGCACAGGACATGAGACCTCCAGGACAATcgaggacagagaagagaagggaggagagaagacagaggaaaggaggaaaatgctCCCCAGCATCTCATTTGGCAAAATAAAACCCCGGGCAGCAGCGAGACCTGTTAGAGAAAGAAGACAGAGACCCTGAAGGAGAACTCCGGCAGACCTGAGGAGAAGACGGCTGGTTAAACCCTTCACCAGACACTGGCCCCCCGGCCCATCCAAGCATGCTGGCAATGGGCGGCATGGAGAAATGGGACTGGCAGGCAGGGGGCTCGTTTGGTTTCATGAggaggcggaagggaggggagacacttgagggaaggagggaggctgcTGACacaggtgagggaaggagggaggctgcTAGACTCACACAGAGCTAGTGgacgagagaaagagggaggttggggagtaaggggtagggagaaagagagagagagagagagaaaaaggagagagactgTCTAGCCCCAGGAGCTGGGCCTGTAGGCTCACTATTGCCGCAGGACAGTACAcaagggaggcagagcaggggacacacagtgggcagggaagggagaggctggacggGGACAACAGAGCAGCAAACCAAACTGGCCCTCCCAGGCCAGGTATTTTTCCATGGCTTTGGGCACCAGAAACAGCAGGAAACAGGGAGAGATTGGCGCCGGTTTCCCCTCCTGGCCAACCGGCTGAGGGTCTAAGCCAAACCCCCAGCATCGGACCCCATCTCCCAGTTACCTTTTGCCACAGGTCTGGTGACAGTGAGCCACGCAGACTGGTTAGCTTCACCAATATAATTGGAAACCTTACACACATACTCcccgctctgggcctctgtcacatTGAACAGGGTCAGCACCTCCGCATCCGAGCTATTAATCCCCGAATGCTGGAACAAACCAACGACAGACCAGTCAACGGGGTGGACACTTGGACTCTGCAGGGTTCAGTTCCCTTGTGGCTTTTGGGACAGGCAGGCCCAGGGAACGGAAAAGAGGTGAATTTACACAGGgagttgggggattttttttgttgttgttaatgttCTGTTTTGGGAAATGAAATCGAAGTTCTGAAAGGTTGAGAGAATCTGACTGAAATTTCCACCCCCGCCAAACTCATTACTTCGGACAAGCACATTCTCTATTTTGTCTTAAGTCACACACCTTCTTCTGGGGTTTTGAGGAGGATGCTGCCCTCCAACAATTCTCACAGCCTTACTAGAGACCGGCTGTGTCTGATCAACTGGACATGGCTATGGAAAAGACTAGACTGTGCTAGTGGCTCCATTCGGAGACAATGGAACGCGTTTTACAAACATCTGGCTGCTTCGTGGGGAATTACCTGAAGGCTCCATCAGGGTGGGACATAAATAACATTCTTCCTGAtttgggggatgggggcagggagcaaaCTGAAAccaggagcagggagaaaggagCTGATGTCCCTGGAAGAATAGGATTTCATACTGCAGCAAAATCTAATAGTCCACTTGTATTGTGgcccccttttttatggtttttattaagtacctactacgtgttaggaactgtattaagcactgggccatgcaagataatcaggatggatacagattatttcacagatgaggtaactgaggcacaagagaatttaagtgacttgcccaaagtcacacagcttgtcTAGTGAGCCTACCTGTCTCTGACCCCCAATCCCAAACACCCAGTGATCTTGGAAGGGAGTAGAGAGGAGCTGTGTCTTAAGTTCTGCCCAAGGCTAGACCTGCCTCTCTCAGAGAAATTGGTTGGCAGAGCTTCAGAGAAATCATTTTATGATATTGCTCCACTATACTgcagatctcaaagcactttccaAAGACCATCCCACCTTAtacctccacctcttcccttgcAGCCTTAAATTCCAAAGGAAGGCTCTCTTGGCCCCATCTAGGGCAATCCTAATCTCCTCCCTAGGCATCAGGGACCATCGCCAAAGTCTGCAGGCTTGTGGCCCAACTTTACCTTCAGGATCTGGACGTAAGGTAGGTTGTCTGGGCCAATCTTGCTCCCATTCACCTCGATGTGCTTCAGCCATTGGATGTGGGGCTGTGGGTCACTGTACACTTTGCATACAAACTCCACGTTGCTGCCCAGAGCCACTGTCTTGTTGGCAGGTAGTCCAGCCTGCAGGATGGGCCGGTGAGGTGACCGTTCTGTgcaagagagaggagaaccagggagaGATCATACCTTGCTGCTGCCTGGGTGGAGACTGGGTGTACTTGGAAACACCACCTCTAGAAGTCCAGAGTTTTGGTGTCCAGAGAGTGACTGGTTCTGCCCCTAACCTTGGGATCTAGGGTGGGGAGGTCCCTCTTCAATGGGTAATAGATTACTTGGGCTCCCCACAAATTCCCAATCTTTGGAATTGACCTAATTGCTTACAGAATTCAGAAGGAAACCCGTCTGATGGGGCTAACACATCCTTGAGGCCACTGTACACTCAAGGAAATGGTTTCAGAGGTGTGCTGTAGATGCGTCTCTATTAGTGaatcgatcaattgcatttattgagcattaactgtatgcagagcattttgctaagcccttgggagagttcaatatcacTAagttagttagtagacatgtttcctgctcacaagaagcttatcgTCTAGAGATGGAGGTCAATAGACAATGTTTCTGGACAAAGTCCAGAGACCCCAGTATAAGATTCCTGGTGGTCACAAGTTTCCAATCCTTCTACCCAGCTCTGCTCCAAGCTCAATTCCCCATTGCACCCTATTCTGTTTCATCAGTTGGGCTAGAAGGAATTTTGAAAAGTccttcttcccatcccctaagTCATGCCTACCCTTTTTTTAAGGATTCCACAACCTATTTGAGGGAATACATTCTAATGCTAAGACCCTTGTACTCAAGAAATTCTTCCAAATGCAATTTAAGGTCACCTTCTCCCATTCCTATTTTGCGAGACTAGTTGCCCCACCTCACCCTGAATATTATTCCTTTGAGGGAGTTAAAGGTTGTTCTTTAAGTCACCCTGCCCCCTGCCTTCTCGCATTTCTCCTTTCTAGGTTTCCAACTGGGGAAGACTTTCTTTTAAAAGCCTATTCCCCCTGATTCTTATCATCTTCACTGCTGTCCTTACCCACAACGTCCAGTTGATAAGTGTGGTTGATACTGCCATACTTGTTCTCCACAATACAGGTGTAGTTGCCCTTATCAGATGGCACCACCGAGTCCATGATGATGCTCCAGGTGGCATAACGGACCTGAGAGAAGAAAGGTTACCAGGTGGATTGAAGAGGGGCTGGTGTCCTTAGTGGTCCTCATTTTCCCCTGTTTTGGATGTCCAgctaaaggggaaaggaaaaacagtccttcccagactgatgccTTCTGCCCATCTGCATCCCTCCAGGCAGGTGGCATTTATAAGACACAGTGCCCCCTGGGCACAGTGTTCTCCATAGAGTAGGAAAAAGAGTAAGGAGCTTCAACTAGAGTTTACCATCCCCTGATACCTCATCCACTAAGGAGACCATCACAGGGAGCTCAAGCACAAGCTCTGTTCTAATGTCACCTACCCAAAGGGCTAACTTTAGGCACTGAGGGATTTAGCTTGTCCCCTACGCTTGGCTCAGTGTCCCTGGTGAAAAGttctgtccccaccccccaatctcaAAATGCAACCTCTTCAGAAATGAAACTTGAAAAAGAAAAACCCTACCTCCCCCTTCTGTATACTTATATCCTAAAAACACACCCAAAACAAATATGTAAGGATAGCATCACAGTCTACTGGATAGAACTGGGCTcagggagacaggagactgggtttTAGTTCCAGCTCTGACATCCAGGCACGCTAGTTAatagctctgtgcctcatttcctcgcctgtaaaataaggataatagcacctgcttctccctacctcataGGCATGTTGTGAGTTAATTGATGTAAAAGTgctgtggaaaaataaaagcattatGTGAATTCAAGGTATCATTTATAAGACAGAATGGAGTTACAGTTTTTGTTGTCTTTTACTTTCTTTGGTTTCATGTATTGATGATTTTTATTCCTGCTAGTATATTTCCTTGGAGAATTTTCTTAGAGAGAATGTAAGGAGGGATGAGAGTCCAAGTGTAGCTAGATGGAGAAGGTATGAAGTAGAACAAAGACTGGCGGGGGAGTGCATCCATCCGGTCAGGAGGTATTTTCCCATAGGAagctgggaagaagagagagtgcTATCATTAtcctcctgtccccttccctctgctctgggGGCTGGGTGcctggggaaatgggaaagggtTCCATGAAGAGAAATACCAGCTCACTCCTGTCCGCTCATATCTTCCTTCTACTCCTTCTCTTCACCTAATATACCTttattcctcctccccattttcccctggTCTTGCTTCCCCACTTCCCTGTTCCCCACACCTTATAACCCCCGATCCGGTGGTCGGGTTTGAACTCTTTGCCATTTTTCAGCCAACGCAGTGTAGGACTGGGGGTGCCGCTTGAAGGACACTTGAACTTCACCGTCTTGGCTGCCGGCACCGCGTGCAGCTTCTTCTCCATCTTTTCTGGAGATGTCCAATAGGGAGCCACAGCTACCAGAAGGAGACAAAGGTCAGCGGGACTGAGAAATACGGGATGTGGGCTGGTGCTAATGTACCTCAGAGATGATCCAGCCAACTGGGCCCTTATGTTCTCGGTGGCTGACGCCTGCCCCCTCTACCCAGCACAGTGAGCTGTTCTCTCAAAAAACTACATCTTTTTGGTCTCCTCTCCACTCTACACTGTCTGCCACATCCCCAGGATGTCCTTTCTTAGGGGCAATGATTCTTTAAATGGAGTCTGGGCCCCGAGAGCCACCACGAGAATATTGCTCCTGGAGAGGGTGTTCGCCTTTGTTCTTGGCCCTTTTCCTGCATGGACACACCGGGCAAAGGTGCTTCTGATGCCATTTCAGACTGGGGCCTCTGTCACAGGCACCTCTGCTAAAAATGACACTTTCAAGGAAaataggtgggagatgggggctgGCATGCTTCTCTTCAACAGCGCAAATTTCTGGGATGGACTAAGCATTTAAAGAACTGCTGCCTCAGGACAGAAAATCCTCCAGCTTCCCCCTACCTCCCCCAACAGCCACTGCGCTGAACCTTGAACTAACCCAGGCTATCTTTAGGAGAATGCCCACCAATCCTTCCTCTAAGGGCTATGGCCACAACCCGATCCGTTACAAGGGGAAAATAGTCAGAAGGAAATAGTGTCTCACGCGTACGGTTTGGTTTGGTGTTGTCCGTCTCCTTCTCTTCGGAAGAggaatcatcatcgtcgtcgtcatcctcAGCCGATGGGAGGGCATCtgtgagaggggtggggaggataggGTCGCTTCTGATAACAAGGGACCCCCCCGTAAGGTTCTGCGTGCCCAGCACCAGTTCTGGTACCCAGTCCCCACTATGCCCAAGTTGgaggcctcccctgccccaccctctctCCAGAGCTACACAAAAACTCATCctgaaagccacttaacttcatcGGTGCCAACCAGGTTCTTCCCTGGCATTGCTTCTCGCTATTTAAGTTTTCACTTAAATAATGCCATGACCCACTGCCCAGCCTGGCTTTGGAGACTTAGTAATATTATGCTGACAGAACAGGGAGGCCCAAAGGCATAGCCTGGGCACTTTTCATTTGCCTCTTTTCCCCTTTGACTAGcttgctccccaccccacatctcGGTTATTAACACAAACTATAGTTACTCTTGATCTTCATAGATGCAATTGGTACTAAAGCATCACCTGGTACTGGAtcctttcaaaataataatgataatgatggtatttccacCTTTGCACTGTTTGGTATTGGAATAATCCTGCTTCAGGGGTACCTTGATAACACTGTTGATCTGTTCCACCATTCAGACCCACTTTAAGGAGGACACCGTCTCTCCAGCTGCCCTAACAGGGGCTTCCAAAtggttcttcctcttctctcactcctcctaACTCCCAAAGCGAGGCAACCCACTCTAACCTCCCTATTTGTGTGGCTACTTCTCAACCAAGAATTAACCAAAAGTGAGaaccagcattgcctagtggatagagcacaggcctgggagtcagaaggccatgggttctaatcctgactctgttactcgtccgtctgctgtgtgagtttgggcaagtcactactctggtcctcagttacctcatctgtaaaatggagattaagactgtgaatcccaaatgacacatggattgtgtccaacctgaagaccttgcatcttccccagtgcttagtacagtgcctggcacatataagcgcttaacaaataccagtgaaaacaaaaaacaaattttTGCCCAAGGAGGAGCAGAAAGCAGGAAGACAGTCCTGCCATCCTCAAtccaaagaacctccagtgtgcACTGTTATGAGTCAGATCAAATCTCTTTCTGGTCCTTGCTGGCACTGTTgggtaatggggaaggagaaaggatctGGGGGCTCGGAGCCCCGACTCAGGATCAGGGCCCCTAAATAGCTGCATGCCCTGAGTGGGGTTGGGAATGCCTCTTCCTGAGTTGTATAGGAACTCCAACTCCACACCTGAGTCACGGTGCAAAGCCCAAGGGAAATCTCGGGGCAGAATTTGACTCCTGGCCCAAGCTTGGGGAGCTCTACCACAGCCCTGGGGAAACTTGAAAGTGAATGGGGAAGAGGGTGTGGAAAGCAGCCCACAGGATAGAGGTGCAGAAGACACGAATTGGCCCATGTCCCGGCTCCCGGCTGGCTGTGGGGTAGACACACTACTGAAGAGGGCACATGATGACTCTGACTTATAGCCATTGTGCTGGGCATCCTGGATGGTTGGCGTAGACAGTGGCTTCATGTCAGCTGGTTGGGCACAAACTGGCACCGTGGAGGGCATTTCACCTCCTGAAAATGGGAGAGAACTCAGAACTGCAGTTACTGTTCAACTACAGAGACAACAGGACTCTCTTGGGTGGCGTGGGGGGAAGGTTTTGCCGGGGCCTCAGGATCTCCAGTTGAAGTTCTCACCAACAGGCCATCCCTCatagagtggcatagtggatagagcccaggcctaggagtcagatggtcatgggttctaatcctagctatgccactcgactgctgtgtgaccttgggcaagtcacttctctgcacctcagtgacctcaactgtaaaatggggatcgagactgtgagcccccacgtgggacagggaccatgtccaactcgatttgctcgtatctaccccagcgcttagtacagtgcctggaacatagtaagcgcttatcaaataccattattaaaccaGGCGGCGGGCAGACAGCATGGTTAGTGGGCAGCGGCTGTGCAGCAAAGTGGGGGCGGcatagtgggaggaagagggggatggcGCTACCAACCTGAGACGTTGACGGAGAAGTAGGTGATGTCGCTGCCGGAGGGGCTGTTGGTCACGCAGGCGTAGAGGCCAGAGTCGGAGGGCACGGCATCCcgcacctccacctcctccccagtgATGCGGGTGCGGTTGCTCTCCGCCAGCTGCACCCCGTCCCGCAGCCAGttgatgctctgcacatcgtcCCGCAGCCGGCAGCGCAGCTGCAGCAGATCGCCAGGGTGGGCCAATGAGGACTCCACTTCCACGGGGGCTccccagggcagggctgggaccacCCGCAGAGACAGGGGAAGGCCAAGGGAGGGAAAGaccgggaagagagaaggaaggaaggagagacacAGGGCGTTACTCCGGCTGCTCTGATCCGGGGTACCCAGAGCACACCTTGCCCTGTTCGGCAGCTGGGAGAAAGGGAACTCCTGACCATGGGGATCAACGGGGGCTAGCAAGGACCCCTTTCCCCAACACCACCATCCAGACAACTCTGAGGgaacaggaagagggaggaagaagttaGGAAGCAGCTGCAATAGCATTAAGCGTTTCACAGATTTCATCTCCTTCTGTTCTGTAGGAAAAGGGCACCTCCCCGAGCCCTCCCTCAGCACCTCACCCTGACATCAGTGTCCCCTGCCTGGGCCTTCGGGTtgccctctccccacatccaccaGCTGCAGTTCAAGAGCAGCTACTTCTTGTCGGAGGAAAAGCCCAAGTTCCCTTTCCTTTGCCCCTCTTTCTTCTCAGGCAGCTGAACACATCCTGCCGCTCAGGGCAATCCCTGCCAACCTGGGGAGCAGGAGGCTTTCCTGGCCAGGGGAATAATAGGCAAAAGCAATTCACAAGGGCTTTGTGGGGGTCGGAGGGGCCGCCACTCTCCCAAAGACACTTGTTTGGGAGTGACAGCCCCAGGAGAGGTCAGCTTAGGAGAACCTCCAGCTAACAGGTGCTGGGGCCAAAGGATTCAGAGCTTCTGACTATTAAGAACAGAGACCGACAGC includes these proteins:
- the FGFR1 gene encoding fibroblast growth factor receptor 1 isoform X1, which encodes MWSWKCLLFWAVLVTATLCPARAAPTLPEHALPWGAPVEVESSLAHPGDLLQLRCRLRDDVQSINWLRDGVQLAESNRTRITGEEVEVRDAVPSDSGLYACVTNSPSGSDITYFSVNVSDALPSAEDDDDDDDSSSEEKETDNTKPNRTPVAPYWTSPEKMEKKLHAVPAAKTVKFKCPSSGTPSPTLRWLKNGKEFKPDHRIGGYKVRYATWSIIMDSVVPSDKGNYTCIVENKYGSINHTYQLDVVERSPHRPILQAGLPANKTVALGSNVEFVCKVYSDPQPHIQWLKHIEVNGSKIGPDNLPYVQILKTAGVNTTDKEMEVLHLRNVSFEDAGEYTCLAGNSIGISHHSAWLTVLEALEERPAVMTSPLYLEIIIYCTGAFLISCMVGTVIVYKMKSGTKKSDFHSQMAVHKLAKSIPLRRQVTVSADSSTSMNSGVLLVRPSRLSSSGTPMLAGVSEYELPEDPRWELPRDRLVLGKPLGEGCFGQVVLAEAIGLDKDKPNRVTKVAVKMLKSDATEKDLSDLISEMEMMKMIGKHKNIINLLGACTQDGPLYVIVEYASKGNLREYLQARRPPGLEYCYNPSHAPEEQLSSKDLVSCAYQVARGMEYLASKKCIHRDLAARNVLVTEDNVMKIADFGLARDIHHIDYYKKTTNGRLPVKWMAPEALFDRIYTHQSDVWSFGVLLWEIFTLGGSPYPGVPVEELFKLLKEGHRMDKPSNCTNDLYMMMRDCWHAVPSQRPTFKQLVEDLDRIVALTSNQEYLDLSVPLDQYSPGFPDTRSSTCSSGEDSVFSHDPLPEEPCLPRHPAQLANGGLKRR
- the FGFR1 gene encoding fibroblast growth factor receptor 1 isoform X4 — encoded protein: MWSWKCLLFWAVLVTATLCPARAAPTLPEHALPWGAPVEVESSLAHPGDLLQLRCRLRDDVQSINWLRDGVQLAESNRTRITGEEVEVRDAVPSDSGLYACVTNSPSGSDITYFSVNVSDALPSAEDDDDDDDSSSEEKETDNTKPNRTPVAPYWTSPEKMEKKLHAVPAAKTVKFKCPSSGTPSPTLRWLKNGKEFKPDHRIGGYKVRYATWSIIMDSVVPSDKGNYTCIVENKYGSINHTYQLDVVERSPHRPILQAGLPANKTVALGSNVEFVCKVYSDPQPHIQWLKHIEVNGSKIGPDNLPYVQILKTAGVNTTDKEMEVLHLRNVSFEDAGEYTCLAGNSIGISHHSAWLTVLEALEERPAVMTSPLYLEIIIYCTGAFLISCMVGTVIVYKMKSGTKKSDFHSQMAVHKLAKSIPLRRQVSADSSTSMNSGVLLVRPSRLSSSGTPMLAGVSEYELPEDPRWELPRDRLVLGKPLGEGCFGQVVLAEAIGLDKDKPNRVTKVAVKMLKSDATEKDLSDLISEMEMMKMIGKHKNIINLLGACTQDGPLYVIVEYASKGNLREYLQARRPPGLEYCYNPSHAPEEQLSSKDLVSCAYQVARGMEYLASKKCIHRDLAARNVLVTEDNVMKIADFGLARDIHHIDYYKKTTNGRLPVKWMAPEALFDRIYTHQSDVWSFGVLLWEIFTLGGSPYPGVPVEELFKLLKEGHRMDKPSNCTNDLYMMMRDCWHAVPSQRPTFKQLVEDLDRIVALTSNQEYLDLSVPLDQYSPGFPDTRSSTCSSGEDSVFSHDPLPEEPCLPRHPAQLANGGLKRR
- the FGFR1 gene encoding fibroblast growth factor receptor 1 isoform X5; the protein is MWSWKCLLFWAVLVTATLCPARAAPTLPEHALPWGAPVEVESSLAHPGDLLQLRCRLRDDVQSINWLRDGVQLAESNRTRITGEEVEVRDAVPSDSGLYACVTNSPSGSDITYFSVNVSDALPSAEDDDDDDDSSSEEKETDNTKPNPVAPYWTSPEKMEKKLHAVPAAKTVKFKCPSSGTPSPTLRWLKNGKEFKPDHRIGGYKVRYATWSIIMDSVVPSDKGNYTCIVENKYGSINHTYQLDVVERSPHRPILQAGLPANKTVALGSNVEFVCKVYSDPQPHIQWLKHIEVNGSKIGPDNLPYVQILKTAGVNTTDKEMEVLHLRNVSFEDAGEYTCLAGNSIGISHHSAWLTVLEALEERPAVMTSPLYLEIIIYCTGAFLISCMVGTVIVYKMKSGTKKSDFHSQMAVHKLAKSIPLRRQVSADSSTSMNSGVLLVRPSRLSSSGTPMLAGVSEYELPEDPRWELPRDRLVLGKPLGEGCFGQVVLAEAIGLDKDKPNRVTKVAVKMLKSDATEKDLSDLISEMEMMKMIGKHKNIINLLGACTQDGPLYVIVEYASKGNLREYLQARRPPGLEYCYNPSHAPEEQLSSKDLVSCAYQVARGMEYLASKKCIHRDLAARNVLVTEDNVMKIADFGLARDIHHIDYYKKTTNGRLPVKWMAPEALFDRIYTHQSDVWSFGVLLWEIFTLGGSPYPGVPVEELFKLLKEGHRMDKPSNCTNDLYMMMRDCWHAVPSQRPTFKQLVEDLDRIVALTSNQEYLDLSVPLDQYSPGFPDTRSSTCSSGEDSVFSHDPLPEEPCLPRHPAQLANGGLKRR
- the FGFR1 gene encoding fibroblast growth factor receptor 1 isoform X6, producing the protein MWSWKCLLFWAVLVTATLCPARAAPTLPEHALPWGAPVEVESSLAHPGDLLQLRCRLRDDVQSINWLRDGVQLAESNRTRITGEEVEVRDAVPSDSGLYACVTNSPSGSDITYFSVNVSDALPSAEDDDDDDDSSSEEKETDNTKPNRTPVAPYWTSPEKMEKKLHAVPAAKTVKFKCPSSGTPSPTLRWLKNGKEFKPDHRIGGYKVRYATWSIIMDSVVPSDKGNYTCIVENKYGSINHTYQLDVVERSPHRPILQAGLPANKTVALGSNVEFVCKVYSDPQPHIQWLKHIEVNGSKIGPDNLPYVQILKTAGVNTTDKEMEVLHLRNVSFEDAGEYTCLAGNSIGISHHSAWLTVLEALEERPAVMTSPLYLEIIIYCTGAFLISCMVGTVIVYKMKSGTKKSDFHSQMAVHKLAKSIPLRRQVTVSADSSTSMNSGVLLVRPSRLSSSGTPMLAGVSEYELPEDPRWELPRDRLVLGKPLGEGCFGQVVLAEAIGLDKDKPNRVTKVAVKMLKSDATEKDLSDLISEMEMMKMIGKHKNIINLLGACTQDGPLYVIVEYASKGNLREYLQARRPPGLEYCYNPSHAPEEQLSSKDLVSCAYQVARGMEYLASKKCIHRDLAARNVLVTEDNVMKIADFGLARDIHHIDYYKKTTNGRLPVKWMAPEALFDRIYTHQSDVWSFGVLLWEIFTLGGSPYPGVPVEELFKLLKEGHRMDKPSNCTNDLYMMMRDCWHAVPSQRPTFKQLVEDLDRIVALTSNQVAYPSPLSSGEHLPV